ACGCCGGACGAGGCCGAGCGCCTGGAGGAGGACGCGCGGCTGGCGATCGCGGCCATGCGCGCCGAGCGCGGCGCTGCGCAGGGGCGTCGGGGAGCAACCGGGGCGGTTCCGCGCTGAGGCCTTGGCCGGTGCGCCTGGTGCCGAAGGTGGGAATCGAACCCACACACCCTTGCGGGTACACGATTTTGAGTCGTGCGCGTCTGCCGGTTCCGCCACTTCGGCGCCTCGGGCCCGGGCCGCTTTCCAGCATAGCCGATCGCCCGCCCGGGGCGCCCCCCGCGGGCCGCCGTTCTGTGACAGAATGAGCGACGCGGCCCCCCGCGGGTCGCTCCGCCACGAGGTGCCCGATGGGTGAGCGGTCGTTCACAGAGGACGTCAAGCAGCTCGGCTACGGAGAGGGACAGATCCTCCGTGGCGAGGGCATTCTCGCCATCACCAAGGCCCTGCTGCAGTCGGGGGTGTCGTACGTCGGCGGCTACCCGGGGTCGCCGATCTCGCACCTGCTGGACGTCATGGCCGACGCCAACGAGTCGCTCCTCGCGCCGATGGGCATCTACTTCGAGCTCTCGGGGAGCGAGGCGGCGGCGGCCGCCCTCCTCGGCGCCTCCATCAACTACCCCGTCCGGGGTGCCGCCACCTGGAAATCGGTCGTGGGCACGAACGTCGCGTCCGATGCCCTGTCCCACGTGGCATCCGCGGGCGTGCTCGGCGGCGCCCTCGTCGTGATCGGCGAGGACTACGGGGAGGGGGCCTCCATCCTGCAGGAGCGGACGCACTCCGCGGCCCTGAAGTCGTCGCTCCCGCTCCTGGATCCTCGCAACAGCCTGTCGTCGTTCGCTCGCTTCGTGGAAGAGGGGTTCGGCCTGTCCGAGGCGTGCAACGAGCCGGTGCTCTTCTCGATCCGGATCCGCGCCTGCCACATGCGCGGCACCCTGCGCTGCAAGGACAACGTCGCCCCGGCCATCAGCATGCGCGCGCGGCTGGCGACCCCGTCGTTCAGCCTCGAGCGGATCAATCTGCCGCCCTTCACCTACGCCATGGAGGCCAAGAAGTTCACGGAGCGGCTGCCCGCCGCGCGCCGGTACGTCGTCGAGCACGGGCTCAACGAGCACATCCCGGGCGCGGAGTCGCACCTGGGGCTCGTCCTGCAGGGCGGTCTCTGGAACACGACCGTTCGCGCCCTGCACCTGCTGGGGCTGGCCGACCTGCACGGGCGCACGCCGGTGCCCCTCATGGTCCTCAACGTCCTCCATCCCCTGGTGCCCGAGGAGCTGCTCGCCTTCCTCCGGGTCAAGAAGCGCGTCCTCGTGGTGGAGGAGGGAATGCCCAATCACCTCGATCGCGAGCTGAAGGCGCTCGCGCACGAGGCGAGGCTCGACGTCGAGATCCAGGGCAAGGAGGTCTTCTCGGCGCACGGGGAGTACGTGCCGGCCCTCGTCCTCAGGGGGCTGCGGACATTCCTCACCTCCGCCGCTCCCACCGCGCAGAGCGTGACCGCCATCGAGGGCCGCTACGCGGCGCTGGTTGCGCACCAGGACGCGGTGCGGAGCCTCCTGCCGCAGCCGATCACCAAGCGGCCCCCGTCGTTCTGCACGGGGTGTCCGGAGCGGCCCGTCTTCAGCGCGCTCAAGATCCTCCGCGCGAAGACACCCGAGATCGGCGACACCCACGTGGCCGCAGACATCGGCTGTCACACCTTCTCGACGCAGGCGCCGTTCAACGTGGGCAACTCGGTCCTCGGCTACGGCATGGGGCTGGCCTCCGCGAGCGCGGTGGCGCCGCTGTTCGGCAAGCGGGTCGTCTCGGTCATGGGGGACGGCGGCTTCTGGCACAACGGGCTCACCAACGGCGTCGCCAATGCCGTGTGCAACCAGCAGGACTCCGTGCTGGTGATCCTCGACAACTTCTACACGTCGGCGACCGGACAGCATCACAACCCGTCGACCGGCCGGAACGCCCGCAACGAGCCGACGGGCATGACCATGCCGCAGGCGCTGCGGGGCGTGGGCGTGCGGTGGATCCGGACGGTGCCCTCCTACGACATCCCGGCGATGCTGCGCACGCTGCGGGAGGCCCTCACCACGCGCGCGCGGGGGCTGAAGGTGGTCATCGCCCGGGGCGAGTGCATGCTCGAGCGCCAGCGGCGCGAGCGTCCGCTGAACCGCCGGCGCGCCGCGGCCGGGGAGACGGTGAGGCAGCCGCGGTTCGGCGTGGACCCCGACGTCTGCACCGGCGACCACTCGTGCATGCGGCTCAACGGCTGCCCCTCGCTCACGCTGCGCGACAGTCCCGACCCGCTGCGCGAGGACCCGATCGCCCACGTCGACGACACCTGTGTCGGCTGCGGCGTGTGCGGCGAGGTGGCGCACGCCGCGGTACTGTGCCCGTCGTTCTACGAGGTCCAGGTGGTGACGAACCCGGGCCGGTGGACCCGGCTGCTGGCCCGGCTCCGCATGGCGGTCATCCGGCGTCTCGCGTCCGCCCCGGCGTGACCGCGCGCGGGATCCTCAGTGTGCTCGTCCCCGCTGTTGGCGGGCAGGGGGGCGGGGTCCTGTCGGAGTGGCTGGTGGAGGCGGCCCTGCTGGACGGCCATGCCGTGCACGGCACGTCGATCCCCGGGGTGGCGCAGCGCACCGGGTCGACCACGTACTACGTCGAGATCGCGATCGGTCCCGCCGACGACGGTCTGGAGCCCGCCTTCTCGCTGTATCCGGTCCCCGGCGCGCTGGACGTGCTGCTGGCTCCCGAGTTCCTCGAGGTCGGTCGCATGATCGAGCAGGGGTTCGTCTCGCCGAACCGCACCACCGTGGTCTGTAGCACGCACCGGCTCTACTCGATTCACGAGAAGATCGCCACCGGACGCGCCATCTATCCTCGCGAGGCGCTGGAGCGGGCGGCGCGCGCCGCCTCGCGCACGCTGGTCGCCTTCGACGCGCTGGCGCTGGCGCGCACCCACGGGACGGAAGTCAACGCGGTGCTGCTCGGGGCGCTGGCCGGCGTCGGTGCGCTCCCGCTCGCGACGGACGCGTATCGCAAGGCCATCGAGCGCAAGGGCGTCGGCGTGAAGGCGAACCTGGCCGGGTTCGAGCTCGGCCTCGCCGTGGCCGGGGACCCCGCGGCGGGGGGGAGGGCGCCGGCCGCCGCCGCCCGCGAGCCCACTCCCCACCCCGCCTTCACCGGCCAGATCGCGACGCTGCCCGAGACGATCCGCCCGATCGTGGCGCTCGCCGTCGCCCGGCTCGTCGACTACCAGGACGCCGGCTACGCGCGGCGGTACCTCGATCGCCTGCGGCCCTTCGTGCCGGGGCCCGGCGCGCCGCCGGCCGCCGTCGACCTCGCCCGGATCGTGGCTCGGCACCTCGCCACGTGGATGTCCTACGAGGACGCGGTGCGGGTGGCCCAGCTCAAGACCCGGGCGACACGCTTCGACCGGATCCGGGCCGAGAGCCGCGCCGGCACCGGCGAGATCGTGGTGACCGACTACCTCAAGCCCGATCTCGACGAGATCCTCGGCGTCCTGCCGCACCGGCTCGTGGCGCCGGTCGCCCGCTGGGCCGCGCGGCGGTGGCCCCACGGCCGGCCGACGCTCGGCCAGCACGTGCGGACCACGACCATCACGGGCTTCCTGCGCGTCTGGCTCCTCACGCGCCTGCGCCCGCTTCGCCCGTTCTCCCACCGGGCTCACGAGGAGCACGCGCGCATGGAGCGCTGGCTCGCGAGCGTGCGGCGGTGCGCCGGGCGCGACCTCGCCCTGGCCGGCGAGGTGGCGCGCGCGGCCCAGCTCGTGAAGGGTTATGGCGACGTGAGGCGTCGGATGGCGCTGCTGTTCGAGGACCTCCTCGCCCGCGTCGAGCGGGTGGCCGACCTCGAGGCGGAGCGCGGCCACGGGTACGCCGTGGCGCATGGGCTGGCCGCGCGCTACCGGGCGCTCGTCCTCGAGGGTCCCGACGGCGAGGCGCAAGCGCAGGCGCTCGCGGCGGACGTCGAGAGGCGCCTGGCGACGGCCGACGCGGCCGAGGCGCTCGCGATCATCGGGGGGGGGGGGG
The DNA window shown above is from Candidatus Methylomirabilota bacterium and carries:
- a CDS encoding indolepyruvate ferredoxin oxidoreductase subunit alpha; translated protein: MGERSFTEDVKQLGYGEGQILRGEGILAITKALLQSGVSYVGGYPGSPISHLLDVMADANESLLAPMGIYFELSGSEAAAAALLGASINYPVRGAATWKSVVGTNVASDALSHVASAGVLGGALVVIGEDYGEGASILQERTHSAALKSSLPLLDPRNSLSSFARFVEEGFGLSEACNEPVLFSIRIRACHMRGTLRCKDNVAPAISMRARLATPSFSLERINLPPFTYAMEAKKFTERLPAARRYVVEHGLNEHIPGAESHLGLVLQGGLWNTTVRALHLLGLADLHGRTPVPLMVLNVLHPLVPEELLAFLRVKKRVLVVEEGMPNHLDRELKALAHEARLDVEIQGKEVFSAHGEYVPALVLRGLRTFLTSAAPTAQSVTAIEGRYAALVAHQDAVRSLLPQPITKRPPSFCTGCPERPVFSALKILRAKTPEIGDTHVAADIGCHTFSTQAPFNVGNSVLGYGMGLASASAVAPLFGKRVVSVMGDGGFWHNGLTNGVANAVCNQQDSVLVILDNFYTSATGQHHNPSTGRNARNEPTGMTMPQALRGVGVRWIRTVPSYDIPAMLRTLREALTTRARGLKVVIARGECMLERQRRERPLNRRRAAAGETVRQPRFGVDPDVCTGDHSCMRLNGCPSLTLRDSPDPLREDPIAHVDDTCVGCGVCGEVAHAAVLCPSFYEVQVVTNPGRWTRLLARLRMAVIRRLASAPA
- a CDS encoding indolepyruvate oxidoreductase subunit beta family protein: MLVPAVGGQGGGVLSEWLVEAALLDGHAVHGTSIPGVAQRTGSTTYYVEIAIGPADDGLEPAFSLYPVPGALDVLLAPEFLEVGRMIEQGFVSPNRTTVVCSTHRLYSIHEKIATGRAIYPREALERAARAASRTLVAFDALALARTHGTEVNAVLLGALAGVGALPLATDAYRKAIERKGVGVKANLAGFELGLAVAGDPAAGGRAPAAAAREPTPHPAFTGQIATLPETIRPIVALAVARLVDYQDAGYARRYLDRLRPFVPGPGAPPAAVDLARIVARHLATWMSYEDAVRVAQLKTRATRFDRIRAESRAGTGEIVVTDYLKPDLDEILGVLPHRLVAPVARWAARRWPHGRPTLGQHVRTTTITGFLRVWLLTRLRPLRPFSHRAHEEHARMERWLASVRRCAGRDLALAGEVARAAQLVKGYGDVRRRMALLFEDLLARVERVADLEAERGHGYAVAHGLAARYRALVLEGPDGEAQAQALAADVERRLATADAAEALAIIGGGG